Proteins found in one Planococcus citri chromosome 2, ihPlaCitr1.1, whole genome shotgun sequence genomic segment:
- the LOC135837899 gene encoding uncharacterized protein LOC135837899 has product MAMKSDKPQQPDWDDTDESSDSESDSETEATHYRIFRCQICGKPIGEGPKKKKSNTTAFAVSCGHQFHKKCLKKKKAELPCDCFVNGCRKNGKVDPETWRKLRGGTTEVSKCAEEEKDSLRERLIKEMRQNTLLIEQNESLIQSSRESPRAEAEQIRVELNCAKTEIEQLKSELAEVQQRAATLVVQNDALLLASQGPRDWSVEELSEEAFAAEAERRGFESSLDRLNREERDRRYRQFTEKIEENNMNFDEALQAIDRQRVFTQVDSARMMVLIDIDREALDKEVRLSEVLDGISVLPSLTGIEQPTVQRMIELNRSLEQLEISYDDVFEVVNDEAERARLEARKSLKKKETTKPAAKAVVEKPQKTEEKPSTSKEKRSSVPNTPDVNLDGIETDERAARGDLKERIQGILDSYNETSTVKTETPQDSENVVKKSILEARVKNQERTPITTQQQQPRYATPNTPASDSASRSQRSTSESRRRDTSTGDSSSKKTDVSSSSRGSRVSGVESIEKKRSPSRSSSSESDSDSSESTPPKKSRKSKSSRKRAATKRKSTSKNKASPKKKKVTSTKKKPATKRKPATTKPAVKRKLPVARDETPEIPPEGVKTRSQTRSESKSVEEGEVTQSSQETLELAADASEFEEQPESRPPLPNVPAPEQPPPPSPERVLQDQQPGLAQLTPGERAQRAFQEREREFRRNMEIALRHHDREAARVREGRMDLGPIEDYFEPLENCPPPPAPVWLMAEFRYEPRGERYVRGMFFPVTRDTIQQSMQSRGILINNELTVRDDLYYQRDGGAWILGRVYRGGATYYVINSFVVIGDALAHAVVSEVIYQNVAARRAWSVHPLAGSRIPTTTMCRNLRSLVQRAPQRVVMSAGQFCMESQTFEIVTERILELWRAMHRRGTRHILMVPPLTWPHCPEIRVRIREFLRQGPTRAEFDGRYVYMEALEETIERCPPATFRGETPYLNEHQASEALVRIFEYATVERRWGYGQFPREQDPPRPVEQLQANQLQRIEEMLRQDRAALVAHERRNVREQLEREVHERELIERVQRQMRHLPGADRQLLPERAAQLVNEVNRQMPEPPQQPQAGPSRQQPAQEGRQLQVAIPRAPGLAGFGRGRGRLAERRERMRLEAEEERQNPQNEQNQNDGREAR; this is encoded by the exons ATGGCGATGAAAAGCGATAAGCCGCAGCAACCTGATTGGGATGATACCGACGAGAGTAGCGATTCTGAAAG CGATTCGGAGACGGAAGCCACgcattatagaatttttcggTGTCAGATATGCGGTAAGCCGATCGGTGAAgggccaaaaaagaaaaaatcaaatacgaCGGCGTTCGCGGTTTCGTGTGGGCACCAGTTTCACAAAAAGTGCCTGAAGAAAAAGAAAGCAGAATTACCGTGTGATTGCTTCGTTAATGGCTGCCGGAAAAATGGCAAAGTCGATCCTGAGACGTGGCGGAAATTACGCGGCGGTACTACCGAGGTATCAAAGTGCGCGGAAGAAGAAAAGGATTCCTTACGCGAGCGGCTAATAAAAGAGATGCGGCAAAATACATTGCTGATTGAGCAAAACGAGTCGCTGATCCAGTCGTCGAGAGAGTCGCCGCGTGCTGAAGCCGAGCAAATTCGAGTTGAGTTAAACTGCGCGAAAACCGAAATAGAGCAGCTCAAGTCGGAGTTGGCAGAGGTACAGCAAAGAGCTGCGACGCTAGTGGTACAGAACGATGCGCTGTTGCTCGCGAGTCAAGGTCCAAGAGATTGGTCAGTCGAGGAACTCTCTGAGGAGGCTTTTGCAGCCGAGGCGGAGAGACGCGGTTTCGAGTCATCGCTGGACAGAC TGAACCGAGAAGAACGCGACCGGCGCTACCGACAGTTTACGgagaaaatcgaagaaaataacATGAACTTCGACGAGGCGCTGCAAGCGATAGACCGACAAAGAGTATTCACGCAGGTCGACAGTGCACGGATGATGGTTTTAATCGACATCGACAGAGAAGCGCTGGACAAAGAAGTTAGATTGTCAGAGGTTCTCGATGGAATTAGCGTGCTACCGTCATTGACAG GTATCGAGCAGCCGACGGTGCAAAGAATGATTGAACTCAACAGAAGTCTCGAGCAGCTCGAGATAAGTTACGACGACGTGTTCGAGGTAGTCAACGATGAAGCTGAGCGAGCGCGTCTGGAAGCCAGAAAGTCgctgaaaaagaaagaaactacGAAACCGGCGGCGAAAGCGGTAGTTGAGAAGCCTCAAAAGACCGAAGAGAAACCATCAACGTCGAAAGAGAAGCGGTCTTCGGTCCCGAACACACCAGACGTAAACCTGGACGGAATCGAGACGGACG AAAGAGCAGCGCGTGGAGACCTTAAAGAAAGAATTCAGGGGATACTCGACTCATACAACGAAACATCAACGGTGAAGACCGAGACGCCTCAAGATTCCGAGAACGTAGTCAAAAAATCGATACTCGAGGCGCGGGTGAAAAATCAAGAGCGCACGCCGATTACGACGCAGCAACAACAGCCGCGGTACGCCACGCCGAATACTCCGGCGTCCGATTCAGCGAGTCGATCGCAGCGAAGCACGAGCGAGTCACGGAGGCGCGACACGAGCACGGGTGATTCCTCGTCAAAAAAGACGGATGTATCGAGTAGTTCGCGCGGATCGAGAGTAAGCGGCGTTGAGTCGATTGAAAAGAAGCGGTCGCCATCGAGGAGCTCGTCCAGCGAGTCGGATTCAGATTCGTCCGAGTCAACGCCACCGAAGAAGTCTAGAAAGTCGAAGTCGTCAAGAAAGCGAGCAGCGACGAAGCGCAAGTCAACTTCAAAGAATAAAGCGTCGCCGAAGAAGAAAAAGGTTACGTCGACAAAAAAGAAACCGGCGACAAAACGTAAACCGGCGACGACGAAACCGGCGGTAAAGCGTAAACTCCCAGTAGCGAGAGACGAGACGCCGGAAATACCGCCTGAAGGAGTGAAGACTCGTAGCCAGACGCGAAGCGAGTCGAAATCGGTAGAGGAAGGTGAAGTTACCCAATCTAGTCAAGAGACGCTCGAGCTTGCGGCAGATGCGAGTGAATTCGAGGAGCAGCCCGAATCAAGACCACCGTTACCGAACGTACCGGCACCTGAGCAGCCGCCGCCCCCGAGCCCAGAGCGAGTTCTACAGGACCAGCAGCCTGGTCTAGCGCAGTTAACGCCGGGCGAACGGGCGCAGCGCGCCTTTCAAGAACGAGAGCGCGAGTTTAGACGAAACATGGAAATAGCGTTGCGACATCACGACCGAGAAGCCGCTAGAGTACGTGAAGGAAGAATGGATCTCGGACCAATAGAAGACTATTTCGAGCCGCTGGAAAATTGCCCGCCGCCACCAGCGCCAGTATGGCTGATGGCCGAGTTTCGGTACGAGCCGCGCGGTGAGAGATACGTTCGAGGTATGTTTTTTCCGGTCACGCGCGACACGATTCAACAGTCGATGCAGAGCCGAGGAATTTTGATCAATAATGAGTTGACGGTACGAGATGACTTATATTATCAGAGAGACGGCGGGGCTTGGATTCTGGGCCGAGTATACCGTGGAGGCGCTACGTATTACGTAATAAACTCGTTCGTCGTCATCGGAGATGCTCTCGCGCATGCGGTGGTAAGCGAGGTGATCTACCAAAACGTAGCGGCGAGGCGAGCGTGGAGTGTGCACCCGCTCGCGGGCTCACGAATTCCAACGACCACCATGTGCAGAAACCTACGAAGCTTGGTCCAGCGGGCGCCGCAGCGAGTGGTAATGTCGGCGGGGCAGTTTTGCATGGAGTCGCAGACGTTCGAAATTGTAACCGAGAGAATCCTCGAACTTTGGCGCGCGATGCATCGGCGGGGTACGCGACACATTTTGATGGTGCCTCCGCTGACGTGGCCGCATTGCCCGGAAATACGCGTCCGTATACGGGAGTTTCTACGGCAAGGACCGACGAGAGCAGAGTTCGACGGCAGATACGTATATATGGAGGCATTAGAAGAAACGATCGAGAGATGCCCTCCAGCGACGTTCCGTGGTGAGACGCCGTATTTGAACGAGCACCAAGCGTCGGAGGCGTTAGTCAGGATATTTGAATACGCAACGGTCGAGCGGAGATGGGGGTACGGTCAGTTTCCGCGAGAGCAGGATCCGCCGCGTCCGGTGGAGCAGCTCCAAGCAAACCAACTTCAACGTATCGAGGAGATGTTGAGGCAAGACCGTGCAGCCTTGGTGGCGCATGAACGAAGGAATGTCCGCGAGCAGCTGGAACGAGAAGTACACGAGAGGGAGCTGATCGAGAGAGTGCAGCGCCAGATGAGACACCTTCCTGGCGCCGATCGTCAACTACTGCCCGAGCGAGCCGCGCAGTTGGTCAACGAGGTGAACCGACAGATGCCTGAGCCGCCGCAGCAGCCGCAAGCTGGACCGAGTCGCCAGCAGCCGGCACAAGAAGGAAGACAGTTACAGGTGGCTATACCACGAGCACCTGGATTGGCCGGATTTGGACGAGGTCGTGGCAGGCTGGCGGAGAGACGCGAGCGAATGCGGTTGGAGGCGGAGGAAGAAAGACAAAACCCTCAGAACGAACAGAACCAGAATGATGGCAGAGAAGCACGCTAA